In the Campylobacter lari genome, ACATTCACACAAAATCTTCCAAATTCCTCGCCAGCTTTTCTAAATTCTAAACTTAAAAGGTGATTGATAAATCTAAAAGGTGATCTTGTGGTATCAAAAGCATTTTTTACTCCTGCTCTTATAAAACTTGGAGTAACACTTTTATAAGAAAGTGCAACCGGTCTTAAAAAATAAGTATAAAGATCATAATTAAATTTACTCATAGCTTTATTATAGGTATAAAAGCTATCCTTGACTTCTTTTTTTTGATATTCTTGTTCAAAATCTTCAAAGTCATTGGCTAAAATCAAAGTATTAAAAAATAAACACAAACTTAGTATGTATTTTAACAAGTTTTTCCTTTTAAAATTTCATAAATTGAAATCGTAAATTATACAAAAATTAAAATAAATTTTTACATTAAAATGCTTTTAAAATATTCTTTAAAAAAATTAAAATTTTTTATTTGCTTATAAAATAAGTCTTAGAAAATATGCAAAAAATACAAATTTATTTTTGCTTTTAAAAATAAGCTATAATTTTTTCAAAATTTACTACTAAAAGGATAAAAAATGAAAAAAATTTTCACCCTACTTTTTTTGTGTATTTTTAGCTATGGCGCTGATGTAAATATCGCTGCAGCTGCAAATGTAGCTTATGCTTTTAAAGCCTTGCAAAAAGAATTTCAAAAAGAAAACCCTGATATTAGTATCAATGTAAGCTTAGGCGCTAGTGGAAATTTAGTTTCACAAATCAAAAATGGAGCACCATTTGATATATTTATGGCTGCAAATATGAAATTTGCACAAAGCTTGTATGATGATAATTTTGCTAGCACAAAACCTGTTATTTATGCTCAAGGAGCTTTAGCTTTACTCAGTGTTAGAATGGATTTAAGCAAAGGATTAGACACACTTAAAGAAGAAAAAGTAAAAATCATCACCATAGCTAATCCCAAAGCTGCTCCTTATGGTCAAGCTAGTATAGAAACTTTACAAAATGCTAAAATTTATGAGCAAACAAAAGCTAAAATCATCGAAGCAAAATCTATAGGAGAAGCACTTACTCAAACACTAAAAGCAGCCGATGTGGGTTTTATAGCAGCAAGTGCTTTATATGAAGATACGCTAAAATCTTATAAACTCCAAGAAGGAAAAAATTATATTTTAATCAATCCAAAACTTTATGAGCCAATCAATCAAGGCATTGTTATCACTTCTTATGGTAAAGATAATGCCAAAGCTAAGAAATTTTATGATTTTATTTTAAGCAAAAAAGCTAAGGAAATTTTCAAAGCTTATGGCTATAATATCCCATGATTAAAGCTAAAATAAATACTATAAAAAATCATGAAAATATAAACTGGGTAGAATTTCTTATAAAAAAACATAAATTATATATGCTTGCTTTAGAACTTGATGAAAAAGCAAGCATTGATCAAGAAGTGTTACTTGCTTTTAAAAGTAGCGAGTGCTTGCTTAGTAAAAAAAATTTAGAAAACTCATTTTTAAATACCTTTTATGCAAAAATCATTGATATTTTCCAAGGACAAATCATCACTATCATAAGATTAGAAAATGAAATTTGCACTTTCGAAGCTCAAATTAGCACCCATGAGTTTTTAGAGCAAAATTATCAAAAAAATGATTTTGTATTTGCTTATGTACATCCTAGTGCTTTATTTATCAAAGAGTATCTATGCTAAAACTTGACTTTGAAAAAATCTTTAAAAATAAAGAAAAAGAATTTAAACTTAAGGTTAAATTTGAAGTTAAAGAAGGAGAATTTTGTGCTATTTTTGGAAAAAGTGGTAGTGGTAAAACTACGCTTTTGAGAATTTTAGCAGGTTTTGAAAAAGCACAAGGAATTTGCACTTTTAATAATACTGTATTTTTTGATGATAAAAACTTTCTAAGTCCACAAAAAAGAAAACTTGGCTTTGTTTTTCAAGATTATGCTTTATTTGAAAATATGAATGTAGAGCAAAACTTACTTTTTGCCAAAAAAGATCTAAAATTTGCTAATGAACTTTTAGAACTTTTAGATTTAAGCAAACACAAAAAAAGTCATATTTTAGAGCTAAGCGGGGGACAAAAACAACGCGTAGCTTTAGCAAGAGCTATTATGCAAAAACCCAAACTTTTACTTTTAGATGAGCCATTTAGTGCCTTAGATAATGAGATAAAACTACACTTGCATGATTATCTTTTAAATATACATAAAACTTATAAAATCACTACTATTTTAATCAGCCATGATGTAAGTGAAGTTTATAAACTAGCTAATAAAGTCATTGTTTTAGAAAATGGAGCCATTATCAAAGAAGGCTCGCCTAATGAAGTTTTTTTAAAGACGCAAGGCTCGCAAAAATTTGCTATAAAAGCACGCATTTTAAAACTACAAAAGCAAGATAGCATATTTATAGCCATACTTGCCATAGGTAATCAAATCAGCCAAGTAGTACTAAGCCCTTTAGAAGCTAAAGATTTTAAAGAAAATGATGAAGTGCTTTTAAGCCAAAAAGCTTTTGCGCTAAATTTAAGTAAAGTATAAAAACTATAACTTGCATTAACTCAACACTTTAAGCCTTTTAGCTTAAAGCACATTCATACTTTGTATCATTACTTTTGCTTTACATTCAGCACAGCAATATAGTGTTTTTATCTTAGCTTCATCACCCATAAATCTTGGTTTCATAATACTAGCGATTTTCTCAATAGCCTTTTTAGTAGCAAATTCTTTCCCACACTCTACACAAGCAAAAAGTTCATCTTGAGCTAAAACCATAAAAGAAAAATACTCTTTTTCTAAATCTATCCCACTTCTTTGAAGCATTAAAGTATCTTTTTCAGCACAACTTGCCTCACAATATCCACAGGTAGTACATAAGCTTGCATTAAATTTCAAAGAATTATCCTTAGCATCAGCTACTAAAGCTCCTACATTACAAGCTCCCACACAAGAAAGACATAAGGTACAGGTGTCTGTATTGATAGTGATTTTTCCATAGCGTATCCATTCTTTGCTTGGGATATTGCCTAAATTTTCTTCTTTTATAAGCTCTCTTAATCTTATAGCAAAATCTTCTCTTTTTAAAAGTGCAGGATTATAAGATATAAATTTAAGATTTTCTATAAAATGTGCTTGATTTATGGCCTCTAAAAGTTCTTTTTCATCTTTAGCTAGAAAAA is a window encoding:
- the modA gene encoding molybdate ABC transporter substrate-binding protein, which encodes MKKIFTLLFLCIFSYGADVNIAAAANVAYAFKALQKEFQKENPDISINVSLGASGNLVSQIKNGAPFDIFMAANMKFAQSLYDDNFASTKPVIYAQGALALLSVRMDLSKGLDTLKEEKVKIITIANPKAAPYGQASIETLQNAKIYEQTKAKIIEAKSIGEALTQTLKAADVGFIAASALYEDTLKSYKLQEGKNYILINPKLYEPINQGIVITSYGKDNAKAKKFYDFILSKKAKEIFKAYGYNIP
- a CDS encoding sulfate/molybdate ABC transporter ATP-binding protein, whose product is MLKLDFEKIFKNKEKEFKLKVKFEVKEGEFCAIFGKSGSGKTTLLRILAGFEKAQGICTFNNTVFFDDKNFLSPQKRKLGFVFQDYALFENMNVEQNLLFAKKDLKFANELLELLDLSKHKKSHILELSGGQKQRVALARAIMQKPKLLLLDEPFSALDNEIKLHLHDYLLNIHKTYKITTILISHDVSEVYKLANKVIVLENGAIIKEGSPNEVFLKTQGSQKFAIKARILKLQKQDSIFIAILAIGNQISQVVLSPLEAKDFKENDEVLLSQKAFALNLSKV